The DNA region ACCCGGCTCGGTGTTGCGCAGGCGGGTCAGCGGCGCCATGACGACACGATTTTTCAGGGTGACGGCACCGACTTGCAGCGGTGTGAACAGCTTGTCAAAACTCATGCCATTTCCTTTCGGATTATTGATCGAAACCGAAACCCTGCTGGCGCGCCACCACGGCGGTCAGCGGGAAGTAAACCGTTTTGTAGGTCTGGGCGGTGTTGACCGACCAAGGTTGTCCATCCAGACGGCCCTGCGATTGCCAATACTGTTGCAATGTCTCGTCATAGGCGCGGATCGACGGGGCAATCACGCTGCTGTCGTAACGTTCGTGGTGGACGAAGCTGACACGCGGCAGGCGCGGCTTGACGCTGCCATCCTGCTCGACATGGCCGATCACCACCCCCGCAATGGCCAGGGTGCGCGGCGGCAGATCCAGCAATTCGATCATGGCCTGCGGATCGCGGCGAATACCGCCAATCGGCACCACGCCCAGGCCGGCCGAACGGGCCGCGGTCATCAGGTTGCCCAGCGCAATGCCGGCATCGACGGCGCCGACGGCAAAACCTTCCACGCTGTTGTGGATGGCCTGGGATTCACCCGCCAGCTCGGCGCCAACGGCGGTCTTGTGGAAGTCCATCACGACGGCGACAAAGACCGGGGCCCGGGCAATCCAAGGCTGGCCACCGGCAATGTCGGCAATTCTGGCGCGCCGTGCGGCATCCTGTACGACCACCAGCGAGACTTGCTGGCCATTGATTGATGTCGGCCCATGCCAGGCCGCGTCGAGAATGGCATCCAGCAACGCCGGATCGATGGGTTTGTCCTGATAGCTGCGCACGCTGTGGTGCTGGTGCATTTGTGCAAGTGTCGGGTTCATGCAGGCTCCGGAAGTATTTGATTAGACTGGTCGTCTAGAGATGGAGGCTAATGTACTAGACCGGTCGTCTAGTTGCAAGTGATTTGTTGGTCTGTGCTTAGAACGGCCCGTTTCTTGTGTTGGCGCAAGTCTCAATCTATCTAAACCGATCATATTCAAAGGGTGCAAGCAGCAGTGCGGCACAGAACAACCTATATAGAAAACAGCCCCTGTCTGTATCCGTCTCTACCATTCCACCCCTGGAGGGGAGTTCATGAGCCGACTCGATCACATGAATGTCCGGACACGTCTTGGTCTGGCGTTGATGACTGCCTTTGTCTGTTTGCTGGCTTTCGCCGCCTTCGCCCTGATGAATATGCGTGAATCGCAGCTGAATGCTCATCACGTGCGTATCCGCAATATTGTCGATGGTGCCGCCGGGATCACCAATTTCTATGTCAAGCAGGCTCAAGCCGGCAAGATGACTCAGGCCGAGGCTCAGCGCCAGGCACGCGAAGCCCTGCGTGACCTGCACTACGATGGCAACAACTACGTGTTTATTTACGACTTTGACGGGCGTGCCGTCATGGTGTCCGGCAATCCCAAGCTGGAAGGCAAGGTCATGCTCGGCAAGACCGACGTCAAGGGGTTCAAGCTCTGGGATGCCATTGTCTCCACGGCGACCGGGCCGGGCTCCGGTTATCTGTCCTACTGGTTCCCTCGTGCCGGCAGCGATGTGCCGCTGGAAAAACTGGGGTATATCCAGGCCGTGCCGGAGTGGCACTGGGCCAT from Paludibacterium sp. B53371 includes:
- a CDS encoding NADPH-dependent oxidoreductase, translated to MNPTLAQMHQHHSVRSYQDKPIDPALLDAILDAAWHGPTSINGQQVSLVVVQDAARRARIADIAGGQPWIARAPVFVAVVMDFHKTAVGAELAGESQAIHNSVEGFAVGAVDAGIALGNLMTAARSAGLGVVPIGGIRRDPQAMIELLDLPPRTLAIAGVVIGHVEQDGSVKPRLPRVSFVHHERYDSSVIAPSIRAYDETLQQYWQSQGRLDGQPWSVNTAQTYKTVYFPLTAVVARQQGFGFDQ